The window GGCAAGGGCATTTTTCCAGATTCCGGAAGGAAATAGATCTGTGTTATCTTTGTTTCGTTATATACAATCGCTGGATGAACGCCAGGGATATTGGAAGATAGTTTGAGAAGAAGATCTCTTTCTGTCTCTGCAACCACAGAAAAATTAAGAGGGGTTGGGTTGGGGGGCGTAAGATCAGTGACAGTGATTTTGAATTTATTCTTAATTTCCCGGAAAATTTCGTTTTTCATGCATGAGTTGCATTCAAAAGATGGCGGGTTGGTGCTATAGCGAAGCTGGCTGTCGGCGAAGACTGATAACGCCGTTACAAAGATAAAAATAAGAGAGAGTAAAAGTCTGGTTTTCATATTCAGGTGTAATATATTGTTTTCAAACGACTGATGTTTTCTTTTAGAGAGAGTCTTAGATAGGTTACAGACAAAACAACAGAAGCACCGCACCGCCGATCCCTGAATACTGGCAAAAAGATCTGCTCATAGCCTGATTCCTTCTATGGAGGTTAAAAATTTACATATCCCACTGAAATCTGACCCATGTCAATATGGAATTGAGTTTTTCAATCAGGATATCATCATCAATGATGGCGCACAATTTTTTTCAAGAGATGAGAATGCTTGCACCTCCGTCGTCTCGCTCAGATGGGCTTAAATGTTCTACAGCATGAAAATTTCAAAAATTGGATACGCTAAGACACCGAATCATCCAGAGGGCTGGTCCCTTCACGAGGCCAGCTGGAAAACTGACACTGACAATGAACTCGAACCAAGCTGTCAAAAAGGATTTACTACACTTCCTTGAGGCCATGTAAAAAGCCGCCTGAAAGATAATAATTTTTCCATCTATTTTTTAAAACCTTGGGTTCAGCCTAAGTGTGTGGCTGTGTTATCCAAGGACAAAGGCGTATTTTTAAATCGAAAAATATACTTGTCTGGGCTGTTGAATATCATTGTTTTTAACCGGTTGACATCTTGTGTATATCATGCGAAACAATGTTATAAATCCCGATAAAATTGATGCCGAAGCCTTTAGGGAGAAATCAGATGAAGCAGTTTCCGCCCCAAAGCACAATTATTCTTTATCCTCCCCATCCATTGCTTGCCTTTGTTTCCCGGCGGGCCATTCGTTTCAAACGATATTTAACCTTATTTTTTGCCATTGCGGGGATCCTGGCCGGAGTAATGACCTTCCCGCTGGATGTTTACCCTGCAGCATATTCTCTGGGCGACACCAACGGTGATGGCGAAATCACCGCGGTCGATGCGGCCATCATTTTTCAAATCGCCGAGAACTCGCTTGCTGGCGACAGTGAGCAACAATCGGCTGCCGACGCCAATGAGGATGGTGCAGTCACCGAAACAGACGCCCGGATGGTCCTGGCATGGGCGGCACAGGGGATCGGCGTCAACCCGCCGGACTACTTTACGGAACTGGCAGATCTGCCGGTTTCCAATTCCGCATCCAGTACCATCGGCACCGCGGGCGGCGCCGTTGTCTTGTCTTCCGGGGTCACAGTCTCCCTGCCCGCCGGGCAGTTAAGCGACAGTATCCAGATCGGACTATACGATATAGACCCCGCTTCCGTCGATTCCATCGGCAACAAGACATGCTTTGAAATTTCTCCGGATATTTCTTATTACCCAGGCGCCACACTTTCAATCCCCTGCAGCAACCTGACCGGAAACAGCGGCCGTTCCTCTGCTATCGAAGGCGTCATGATCGTTTACTATGACCGCTGGACCCGCAGATATAATCATGCGGTGGTCGATTACACCGTACAGGAGGACCAGCTGACCATAGACCTGAATCAGATCAGAGATGGTGACACCGTATCCCTGGCACAGGATTCAAAACTCCTGGTTTTTATTGTGGGCGCATCTGCCACGGTGTCGGCGTATAGCACCCGGCAGGCTTTCGGCACGGCCGAGATCGTCAAACTTGATTATGTTCCCTATTATGAACAGGGCAATTACGGCTATTGCTGGGCTGCCTGTACAGCCATGGCCGTTAACTATTTCCGTGTCCGGCTTGGGGAAAAACCATGGGATCCTGCCGATTATCTGGAAATTGATGACGATGCCGGGTTTGCGGCATTGCCTGCCTGGCTCGGGATCAGCGAGTTTAAAAATTATATTCATCTGGCAACAGGGGTTACCCCTGAAGTAAACATGTGGTTATCCAGTGCATCCCTGAGCAGTTATCTTAAAGGCCAAATAGACGCGGGACGGCCTGTACTCATGAGTCTGCCCGCCAGGAGTCACCAGGTGCTTATCGTAGGCTATGAGGCGGATGCCACTGGTACCATTACCCATGTGATTCACCATGATCCTGCAGACTGTATGTATAAAAAAGAACTATGGGATGCTGTGATGGTTTTCTGGGGAACTTTGATTTCAGACGCCGTGCCATGTCCAAAAGCCATCTTTACAACGATCATCCCAAAAACATCGCCGGATTATACAGACGGCATCAGCATTAATCTTCTCGGCCATAAAGAGCCCAGTGCATCAAAACGGGGGCTGACCTTCAAATCCCCTATGCAGGATAAAGGATATTTTCCGGACGCGGAACTGCGATTTGCCTGGCATGTCGGGGAGACCCACAGCCACGGTATGGTCAACTGCAACGAAAACAGCCTCCTGGTGACAACGATACCCAATTATTACGACATGGACCTCAGGCTCAGGGTTGCCAACACTTCCAGTGATTCACCCACGATAAAAGCCGATTGGCTTTTAATCAATCTGGATGGCGAAGAAGATTCCGGGTATGCGGGTGAGGAAGAGAATATAGCTGTCAGGCAATTCATTACGGATGAAGTAAATATGAGACCGGTTTTCAGGTTTCAACAGTTCGGTTTCGATGGTCTTTCTGGAAATTATATGCTTACGGTGTCCGCCTCGAATACAACGACTGGGACTACATACGACAATATCAAACTTAACCTTGCTTTTGACCAGGGTATCGCCCTCAGTGCACTGAAAACACAAAACACCAGTACCGGCAACCAGGTTGCCCAATTGACGTGGAACGCCTATAGCGGCCAGTTTGATAACTACTGCATTTACAGAATTACCGGCTCCTCCTGGATCAAAATTGCCGAAGTAAACTCCGATACAACCGAATATAAGGACACGAGCGCCGATCTTTCTTCTGAAACACTGTATTACGGTGTTGCGGTCATAAAAGACGATCATATAGTTATAACAAGTGATGTTGCAGGCCTGGAATCAACAACCGGCATTCTCGCCTACCAGGATTATGCCACCTCTACCATTTATTTCAGTGACCTGACCTCCGGTGACAGCTGGTTTTGGGCACCCGACACAAGTCATATCTTCCATCTTGTCGGCGTAACCCCCGCGGGCCTGGTTGTTGTTATTGATGAAAATATGATCGTCACCCGCACCAGCTGGGGCAAAGGAACGGTTACTTATTTAACCGGCTATGAATGTACCAACGATGATACCGTTTCCGTCAAAAATGACGGCACCATTATATTTCATGGTAATGCCGGCAGATACACGGAGGGATTGTACTCACTATCGCCCGGCGAAACCGACCCTGTTCCCATTTTTGTGGATTTATATGATGATGCTGATTTCGACCCTGTCTATGCGTATGAAGTGGCGGTTGCTAAAAACAGCAGTGCTGACAAAATCGTCTTTGAGGCAGATAACGATAGTGATGAAACCTGTATCTGGGCGGTGAACGAAAGTGGCGGAACAGCTATCCCCTTGACCACCAATTATTCAGAAGATTTACAAATTAGCGATGACGGCAGTCGATGTTTATTTCAGACGGCATACACCTCTGACGCGTATCATGTGGGTACCATTTCTGCCCATGGCGGAGAAGCCGTGGATCTGGATATGGCCACCGGCCTGGAAGTCGATGATGACGGTGCCATCAGCCCGGATGGCACCACCGTGTGCACCATGGCCATGACATCAGACCATCAGACCGGCGGTATAGCTGCCATTAAGGCCGACGGCAGTTCCTATCAATGGCTGCCCCTTGGCACCATTATGCCGGGCAGTGTGGGGAGAATGCACTATTCCCGGGACGGATTGTATATCCTTTTTGACGGCATTGATGCAGCCTCGCCAGATCCGATCTATGGATACACTACTGACATCTACAAAATTCGGGTTGATGGCAGTGAAAGTCCTGTGAATCTCACCAACACGCCTTCAGTCAATGAATGTAACCCGTTCCTGAATTGACCACCGGCTTACATGGCGATGGTAGGAAAGGATTATTAGTTTTTTTTACAGCGGTTTCTATTTTGGAGGAAAAATCATGACAAGAAGATGGGGGGCATACAAGACAATATTGGTCATTTGGGGAATGTTCTGCTTGTTATTGCCAGCCCCTGCTGTCTCAAAGACATTGACACTCCAGAGTGCATCTGCCCCCCCTGCGGGAAGCATTACAATTCCGGTAATGATTGACGCCGCCGCCGATGTTCTTGCCGCAGACGTGACACTGAGCTATGATCCTGATGTACTCACCGCCACAGGCGCATCCATTACCAGTTTAACCACAGGTTTCTCTGTTGCCTATTCTGTCGGACGAGGGGAAGTATCTGTATCTATGGCTGCATCCAATCCTATCAGCAGCGGCAGTGGTGCTCTCGTCAATATCACCTTTTCTGTTGCCGCAACGGCCCCTTCAGGACAAAGCGACATTACCATCAGTAAAGCGGCATTATTTGACACTGATTTTGAGAGTGCAAGTGTTTTAGCCGTCGGCAACACAGGGGAGGTCACCATCTTCATAGATACTGCCAACAGCCTGACATTCCAACTGCCTGATACGCTGCAGCCAGGCGACTCTGTTACATTCAACACCAACGGGTTCACAAGCAACGGCGATGTGTACTATCGATATGATATTATTCCTGACTACGGAACAGAAAGCTATGATCCCATTACAAATTGGCAAATGCTGCAGGATTTCACACCTACCGGCACCGTTGTCCACACATTTATACAGCCAGGCAATTATATCGTTATCGCCCGAATCTCTTCCTTTCAGACATTGCAGCAAGGAGTCGCCACCCTCATTGGCGGATCAATTGCTGTTGGCGATGGCGGCCCGGTTCATGTTACAGGGCTCTCCATTGATGCCTCAGACACCATACAAGTCAACCAGACCGTAACGTTTACAGCTACTGCCACCCATTCTGCGAACGGCACCATATTTTATCGGTTCCACCTCGTCCCAAACTATGGGACTGATAGTTACGAGCCATTCTCCAACTGGGAAGTTCTGCAGGATGCTTCCACCAGCAACTCGTGTTCCACCACGTTTACACAACCCGGAAGCTACGTCGTTGTAGTTTTTGTTTCCGACACCCAGGCTGCGCCCGATAGTGATACCCCAATTATCGGTGCCGTTATAACAGTGGAAAGATAGGTGCTGGGCAAACAATCTGAGTGCTTACCCAGTCTTTCATATAAAACATCCAGGGATCGCGGCCTTTTTATTTCCACAACGTTGATCGACAATGAACCGGCTGGCTCGCTCCATGATGACTGCGATCCTTTACGGACAGGGCTAATTTAGCACACTGTCTGTCTTATTTGTTTTCCATTTCTGACTGGTATTTAATGAACGCTTCAGGAGATAATTGCAACAGCTCTTTTTGATTGCCAAGCTGCTGTTCAGTTTTATGGCTCTTTGCCTGAATTTTGGATGTTGTAGCCTTAAATTGCTTCATCTTCTCGAGAAGTACCGGATCTTCAGGAACTTCATCCGTCAAAGGGATTATTTCAACAGAATGACCTTTGATATTCAGACTGTCATCAAGCTCTAAATTTAAAACGGAAAGATATTCACCACCCATGCTGTTTTGAACTACCAGGGTGTCTTTTACCTGTACTGCTTGGGGGGTCAGATTCCGCCCATGGCCGGCTATGACAACCCCAACCTCCGGCAGGGCATTATAAGTTAAGAAATTTTTTGTTCCCTTTATCGTCATCTGAGATAAGAGAATAACAAGATCCACTTGATCCTTCAGCTTCGATAAAACAGGTTTTAATGTGGAAATGGGAGACGATATAATGACGTTTTTATCCTTCTGGACATCATCATTCAACAATACTTTGGCGCTGACACCTGTAATGGCAACTTTAACGCCATTAACCTCCTTGATTATATATGTATCCGCAATTTTCTCCCACTGGCTTGGATTAAGGCCAATATTGGTGGAAACGAATTGTATGGGGAAGGTATCCAGTAAGTTTTTTAAAAAAGGAACGCCCAATTCAAGTTCCCCGCCTGAAAGGTTTACCGCATCATAATGCATTCTGCTTATTCCTTCGATTATGATTCTGGCTCTGGCTTCTGATATAGGTCTTGATTTGTTAATCATATTCCCGCAATCTACCAGAATAACGTTTTCCCGGGTATCTTGTAATTCCCGGATTTTCCCTGCCTGGCGGGCCAGCCCGCCTTTTCTAACCGAACATCCGCAGGGCAAGACATGCCCGACCATATCTCCGGTATAGACAATAGTCAGCTTTTGGCTGCAAATCCCCGGGGCAGCCGGAAACAGATAAAAAAATACAAAGCCAATGACTCCGATACAAAGATTACGCATGGGTTTCTCCTTTTAATTCTTTATATGAAAGACTGGGTAAGTGACTCAGATCTTTCAAACTTTGTTGTGGGCCGAGTCTGGCAGCTGATATGTCAGGTCAGCCCATGGCTGTTATACGAAAGAACGTATAATTTCTTTCATGTTTTGTTGTGGGCTGTGCCTGGGTGTTGATAGACCAGGTCGGCCCATGGCCGTTCGTATGAAAGGCTGACGACTATTCCCAATAAAATTATTGGGACTTCATATTAATAGCCTTCACGGATTGTTGTGTATTTTGTGGGCCCATGTAAACTTACATGGAGAGGAGAATTGACCTTAAGAGTCGTCAGGCAGAGCTATACTGAATAAAAATAAATGATATGCATTATCTTTAAACTGGCTACCCCACGGGTAAATTCTCCACCGTACGCTCAGGTAAAGCCGCAAAAAAGATAATGCATATAATAAATCCTTTATACTATTCTAAAAAACTTCGAATCAGATACGAATAGTTAAAAAGGGAAAAATTGTCAAATAAAATGTCAAGATCCAAAACCGACGATTAGATTTTGTTATAATTCCAAGCCATCTTCACAAGCAGATAATCCATTGATTTAATAATGGTTCCTACAACGCAGCCTGGATAACTTTGGGCATTCTTTAGCGTTTATAACACCAAAGAATACCCCCCCAAAAAAAACAAATTGCTTACTGAAGAAAATGTTGAAACAGTGGGTAACGGGTGGTTACTCTCTGCAAGAAACCGTATTACCGATGATCGATAGATCTGCAGGTTCATTGTCAAGGTTTGTTACTGATTCTGATAACGTAATCCTCACAGCCCGCTCATCAGGATTTCCATGTACTTGAAACAGCTGGTGCCTTCAAGCAGAATCTGGAACGGTGAACCCCTCATTGTTCCTCTGATATTACTGATACTGGCAACAATTGTTTTCAGGATAACGGATCTTGATCTTACCATTACCAACCTTTTTTATAAGGATCATCACTTTTATTCAAAAAATCTGCAGCCCTGGGTGCTCATTTTGCAAGTGATGTACTATGGTCAGCAGGATTTGTGTATTTCACCGGCCTGCTTCTGGCCATTCTTCTGCGGCTTAAAAAATTTTTTTCTTAACCATGATGCATCTCAATAATACCGGAAAAACATC is drawn from uncultured Desulfobacter sp. and contains these coding sequences:
- a CDS encoding dockerin type I domain-containing protein gives rise to the protein MKQFPPQSTIILYPPHPLLAFVSRRAIRFKRYLTLFFAIAGILAGVMTFPLDVYPAAYSLGDTNGDGEITAVDAAIIFQIAENSLAGDSEQQSAADANEDGAVTETDARMVLAWAAQGIGVNPPDYFTELADLPVSNSASSTIGTAGGAVVLSSGVTVSLPAGQLSDSIQIGLYDIDPASVDSIGNKTCFEISPDISYYPGATLSIPCSNLTGNSGRSSAIEGVMIVYYDRWTRRYNHAVVDYTVQEDQLTIDLNQIRDGDTVSLAQDSKLLVFIVGASATVSAYSTRQAFGTAEIVKLDYVPYYEQGNYGYCWAACTAMAVNYFRVRLGEKPWDPADYLEIDDDAGFAALPAWLGISEFKNYIHLATGVTPEVNMWLSSASLSSYLKGQIDAGRPVLMSLPARSHQVLIVGYEADATGTITHVIHHDPADCMYKKELWDAVMVFWGTLISDAVPCPKAIFTTIIPKTSPDYTDGISINLLGHKEPSASKRGLTFKSPMQDKGYFPDAELRFAWHVGETHSHGMVNCNENSLLVTTIPNYYDMDLRLRVANTSSDSPTIKADWLLINLDGEEDSGYAGEEENIAVRQFITDEVNMRPVFRFQQFGFDGLSGNYMLTVSASNTTTGTTYDNIKLNLAFDQGIALSALKTQNTSTGNQVAQLTWNAYSGQFDNYCIYRITGSSWIKIAEVNSDTTEYKDTSADLSSETLYYGVAVIKDDHIVITSDVAGLESTTGILAYQDYATSTIYFSDLTSGDSWFWAPDTSHIFHLVGVTPAGLVVVIDENMIVTRTSWGKGTVTYLTGYECTNDDTVSVKNDGTIIFHGNAGRYTEGLYSLSPGETDPVPIFVDLYDDADFDPVYAYEVAVAKNSSADKIVFEADNDSDETCIWAVNESGGTAIPLTTNYSEDLQISDDGSRCLFQTAYTSDAYHVGTISAHGGEAVDLDMATGLEVDDDGAISPDGTTVCTMAMTSDHQTGGIAAIKADGSSYQWLPLGTIMPGSVGRMHYSRDGLYILFDGIDAASPDPIYGYTTDIYKIRVDGSESPVNLTNTPSVNECNPFLN
- a CDS encoding cohesin domain-containing protein, producing MLLPAPAVSKTLTLQSASAPPAGSITIPVMIDAAADVLAADVTLSYDPDVLTATGASITSLTTGFSVAYSVGRGEVSVSMAASNPISSGSGALVNITFSVAATAPSGQSDITISKAALFDTDFESASVLAVGNTGEVTIFIDTANSLTFQLPDTLQPGDSVTFNTNGFTSNGDVYYRYDIIPDYGTESYDPITNWQMLQDFTPTGTVVHTFIQPGNYIVIARISSFQTLQQGVATLIGGSIAVGDGGPVHVTGLSIDASDTIQVNQTVTFTATATHSANGTIFYRFHLVPNYGTDSYEPFSNWEVLQDASTSNSCSTTFTQPGSYVVVVFVSDTQAAPDSDTPIIGAVITVER